The genomic window GACACGATTCCAATGAGGACGGCGAACAAAGCGCCGCCGACCAGCATAAACGGAACGGAGAGCGCCTTGACGTGCAAGATTCGCTTCTGAAGCTCTTCTTTGTCCGTATCCCAGCCGGAAGG from Candidatus Methylomirabilota bacterium includes these protein-coding regions:
- a CDS encoding ion channel, whose product is MFGSSLTVGSMTEALNYSVQTITTVDYGNWVPSGWDTDKEELQKRILHVKALSVPFMLVGGALFAVLIGIVSNALSRR